In one Eulemur rufifrons isolate Redbay chromosome 14, OSU_ERuf_1, whole genome shotgun sequence genomic region, the following are encoded:
- the SH2B2 gene encoding SH2B adapter protein 2 isoform X1, which translates to MDQSHCPAQDFPSEDPLWPLAAQQRSSAPHPEPATGGCDGTGAMNGAAPGPAAAAPVPVPVPVPDWRQFCELHAQAAAVDFAHKFCRFLRDNPAYDTPDAGASFSRHFAANFLDVFGEEVRRVLVAGRADAMEPEAAETPALKAAAYGHSRSSEDVSTHAATKARVRKGFSLRNMSLCVVDGVRDMWHRRASPEPDAGAAPRAAEPPAEPRDKWTRRLRLSRTLAAKVELVDIQREGALRFMVADDAAAGPGGAAQWQKCRLLLRRAVAGERFRLEFFVPPKASRPKVSIPLSAIIEVRTTMPLEMPEKDNTFVLKVENGAEYILETIDSLQKHSWVADIQGCVDPGDSEEDAELSCARGGCLASRVASCSCELLTDGADVPRPPETAAALGAVVTAPHSRARDAAGESLIHVPLETFLQTLESPGGSGSDSNNAGEEGTEPDPEVEPELELSDYPWFHGTLSRVKAAQLVLAGGPRNHGLFVIRQSETRPGEYVLTFNFQGKAKHLRLSLNGHGQCHVQHLWFQSVLDMLRHFHTHPIPLESGGSADITLRSYVRAQGPPPEPGPAPAPPACWSEPAGQHYFASLAAAPCPPGSPSDAAAASSSSASSSSTASGPAPPRPADGPLSARGRSDSAERLLEATAGGADEPPEAAGGRARAVENQYSFY; encoded by the exons ATGGATCAGAGCCACTGTCCTGCCCAGGACTTCCCATCTGAGGACCCTCTCTGGCCACTGGCAGCCCAGCAGCGGAGCTCAGCCCCCCACCCGGAACCAG CCACAGGTGGCTGCGATGGGACGGGAGCCATGAATGgtgccgcccccggccccgccgcaGCTGCCCCGGTCCCGGTCCCGGTGCCGGTCCCGGACTGGCGGCAGTTCTGCGAGCTGCACGCGCAGGCGGCCGCCGTGGACTTCGCGCACAAGTTCTGCCGCTTCCTGCGGGACAACCCGGCCTACGACACGCCCGACGCCGGGGCTTCCTTCTCCCGCCACTTCGCCGCCAACTTCCTGGACGTGTTTGGCGAGGAGGTGCGCCGCGTGCTGGTGGCCGGGCGCGCCGACGCCATGGAGCCCGAGGCGGCGGAGACCCCGGCCCTCAAGGCGGCGGCCTACGGCCACTCGCGGAGCTCGGAGGACGTGTCGACGCACGCCGCGACCAAGGCCCGCGTCCGCAAGGGCTTCTCTCTGCGCAACATGAGCCTGTGCGTGGTGGACGGCGTGCGCGACATGTGGCACCGGCGCGCCTCGCCCGAGCCCGACGCTGGCGCTGCCCCACGGGCCGCCGAGCCCCCAGCCGAGCCGCGTGACAAGTGGACGCGGCGCTTGCGGCTGTCGAGGACGCTGGCGGCCAAGGTGGAGCTGGTGGACATCCAGCGGGAGGGCGCGCTGCGCTTCATGGTGGCCGACGACGCTGCCGCGGGCCCCGGAGGCGCCGCCCAGTGGCAGAAGTGCCGCCTGCTCCTGCGTAGGGCCGTCGCCGGGGAGCGCTTCCGCCTCGAGTTCTTCGTGCCACCTAAG GCCTCCAGGCCCAAGGTCAGCATCCCCCTCTCGGCCATCATCGAGGTCCGCACCACCATGCCCCTGGAGATGCCAGAGAAGGACAATACGTTCGTGCTCAAG gtggAGAACGGGGCCGAGTACATCCTGGAGACCATCGACTCACTGCAGAAGCACTCGTGGGTAGCTGACATCCAGGGCTGCGTGGACCCTGG TGACAGTGAGGAAGACGCCGAACTCTCCTGTGCCCGGGGAGGCTGTCTAGCCAGCCGCGTGGCCTCCTGCAGCTGTGAGCTCCTGACTGATG GAGCAGACGTGCCCCGGCCCCCAGAGACGGCAGCAGCCCTGGGTGCCGTGGTGACAGCCCCCCACAGCCGAGCTCGAGATGCCGCTGGAGAGTCCCTGATCCACGTCCCACTAGAGACCTTCCTACAGACTCTGGAATCCCCAGGCGGCAGCGGCAGTGACAGCAACAATGCAG GGGAAGAGGGGACAGAGCCAGATCCTGAGGTCGAGCCCGAGCTGGAGCTCTCCGACTACCCCTGGTTCCACGGGACGCTGTCACGGGTCAAGGCAGCGCAGCTGGTGCTGGCGGGTGGGCCCCGAAACCACGGCCTCTTCGTGATCCGCCAAAGCGAGACTCGGCCTGGGGAGTACGTGCTGACCTTCAACTTCCAGGGCAAGGCCAAG CACCTGCGCCTGTCCCTGAATGGCCACGGCCAGTGCCACGTGCAACACCTGTGGTTCCAGTCCGTGCTTGACATGCTCCGCCACTTCCACACGCACCCCATCCCGCTGGAGTCAGGGGGCTCCGCTGACATCACCCTGCGCAGCTATGTGCGGGCCCAGGGCCCCCCGCCTG AGCCGgggcccgcgcccgcgccccccGCCTGCTGGAGCGAGCCGGCCGGCCAGCACTACTTCGCCAGCCTCGCCGCCGCCCCCTGCCCGCCAGGCTCACCCTCcgacgccgccgccgcctcctcgtCGTCCGCTTCCTCGTCCTCGACCGCGTCCGGGCCCGCGCCCCCGCGCCCCGCCGACGGCCCGCTCAGCGCGCGCGGCCGCAGCGACAGCGCCGAGCGCCTGCTGGAGGCCACGGCCGGTGGCGCCGATGAGCCCCCAGAGGCGGCGGGGGGCCGCGCGCGCGCGGTCGAGAACCAGTACTCCTTCTACTAG